Proteins from a single region of Runella sp. SP2:
- a CDS encoding phage integrase central domain-containing protein encodes MADGEGLYLEVTPAGTKLWRLKYRLYGKEKRISIGAYPDVSIVGARQAKEEIKKEIKAGIDPVLKRQQAAQINALNQQLDFKSMAMEWYWKQVPLWKPKHATIIKHRFEKYVFPFLGHFPLTEIKPLQMLNCLQKMEKTAPDLTRRMKAACSHVFKYAIATGRAENDPTYGLEAALKKFKRGHYASISVDEFPEFLTCLNDYRRHLHRQTFLALHLLLLTFVRTCELVEARWEEINFEKAMWVIPAQRMKMNLPHVVPLSRQALALFQELKEINAGREFIFTGYYNPRKPMSKNTMLVAIKRMGYNGKMTGHGFRALALGILKEKLGYSHEIADRQLAHVPKSSVDRAYDRAQFLPQRIQMMQEYADYIDKVR; translated from the coding sequence ATGGCAGACGGGGAAGGTTTATACCTTGAAGTCACCCCTGCGGGCACCAAACTCTGGCGGCTCAAATACCGACTTTATGGCAAAGAAAAACGGATTTCGATTGGTGCCTACCCCGATGTCTCCATCGTGGGGGCTCGTCAGGCCAAAGAAGAAATTAAAAAAGAAATCAAGGCGGGCATTGACCCCGTTTTAAAACGCCAGCAGGCGGCTCAAATAAATGCGTTGAACCAACAGCTCGACTTTAAGTCGATGGCAATGGAATGGTACTGGAAACAAGTTCCCTTGTGGAAACCAAAACACGCAACAATCATCAAACACCGCTTTGAAAAATACGTATTTCCGTTTTTAGGCCACTTTCCACTGACAGAGATAAAACCGCTACAGATGCTGAACTGCCTACAAAAGATGGAGAAAACAGCGCCTGACTTAACCCGCAGGATGAAGGCCGCCTGTAGCCACGTCTTTAAATATGCCATTGCGACGGGCAGGGCCGAGAATGACCCTACGTATGGTTTAGAAGCCGCCCTTAAAAAATTTAAACGAGGGCACTATGCTTCTATTTCGGTCGATGAGTTTCCCGAATTTTTAACGTGCCTCAACGATTATCGACGCCACCTTCATCGTCAAACGTTTTTAGCCCTCCACCTACTGCTTTTAACGTTTGTCCGCACCTGCGAACTGGTGGAAGCACGATGGGAAGAAATAAATTTTGAAAAAGCCATGTGGGTTATTCCTGCCCAACGCATGAAGATGAACCTCCCCCACGTTGTGCCGTTATCACGGCAAGCACTGGCCCTCTTTCAGGAGCTAAAAGAAATCAATGCTGGTCGAGAATTTATATTTACTGGGTATTACAACCCGAGAAAACCCATGTCCAAAAACACCATGCTCGTTGCCATCAAACGAATGGGGTACAATGGCAAAATGACGGGGCATGGATTCCGCGCCTTGGCGTTGGGGATATTAAAAGAAAAACTGGGCTATTCGCACGAAATTGCGGACAGACAGCTGGCACACGTCCCCAAAAGCAGCGTTGACCGAGCCTACGACCGAGCCCAGTTTTTGCCCCAACGTATCCAAATGATGCAGGAATACGCTGATTACATTGATAAAGTACGATAG
- a CDS encoding ImmA/IrrE family metallo-endopeptidase, with protein MKIKTSLLPKGFTAKAERLAEKFRDELNVHHCGHLCAFRLANHLKVSICEASDYGIEPEWLERLTGWSGLYMVNQFSEKIIIHNTNHTLGRQQSTIMHELAHLVCKHPLPEDIILPELPFLRRYNPQHEQEAEYLGATLQMTRKGLVWAMRRSMTVAQIADYYKASHEMVDYRLNITGVSKQFKNFGSV; from the coding sequence GTGAAAATTAAAACGAGTTTACTACCCAAAGGCTTTACTGCAAAAGCCGAACGATTGGCTGAAAAATTTAGAGACGAATTAAATGTGCATCACTGTGGACATTTGTGTGCCTTTCGTCTAGCTAATCATCTTAAAGTCAGTATCTGCGAAGCTTCAGATTATGGAATTGAACCAGAATGGCTGGAACGCCTCACAGGCTGGTCAGGCCTTTATATGGTCAATCAGTTTAGCGAGAAAATTATCATCCATAATACAAATCATACATTAGGCCGTCAGCAGAGTACTATCATGCACGAGTTGGCGCATCTGGTATGCAAACATCCGCTTCCTGAGGATATTATCCTACCTGAATTGCCATTTTTACGACGTTATAACCCACAGCATGAACAGGAAGCGGAATATTTAGGGGCGACCTTACAAATGACCCGTAAAGGTTTAGTCTGGGCTATGCGACGTAGCATGACAGTCGCACAGATTGCGGATTATTACAAAGCTAGTCATGAAATGGTTGACTATCGCTTGAATATAACTGGGGTATCAAAACAATTTAAAAATTTTGGTTCTGTATGA
- a CDS encoding helix-turn-helix domain-containing protein, whose product MSTTLNTDLLATMLRARRGKNGLRTVAEEIGDVSVATLSRIEQGKIPDVDTFIKICLWLEVPTDTFVMRNEEVAESNTTQQTIVAHLRADRELDAETMQMLVKLVNLAYSTKSPRPISEN is encoded by the coding sequence ATGAGTACGACACTAAATACCGATTTATTGGCCACAATGCTGAGAGCACGACGTGGTAAAAATGGCTTACGGACTGTAGCCGAGGAAATTGGAGACGTGAGTGTCGCAACATTATCCCGAATTGAGCAAGGTAAAATCCCTGACGTCGACACGTTTATAAAAATCTGCCTTTGGCTAGAAGTACCTACAGATACATTTGTGATGCGTAATGAAGAAGTAGCTGAGTCCAATACCACCCAACAAACTATTGTTGCTCATCTGAGAGCTGATCGTGAATTAGATGCTGAAACAATGCAAATGTTAGTAAAACTGGTTAACTTAGCTTATTCAACTAAGTCCCCCCGACCAATCAGTGAAAATTAA
- a CDS encoding nucleotidyl transferase AbiEii/AbiGii toxin family protein yields the protein MSLPYLHQHNSFSGLLRILEEETQILAGLIEKDYWIMHVLNGLKKQGFDFELKGGTSLSKGYGIIDRFSEDIDIHITPPKEFNINENPKNTNPKTAQARKKFYDWLAETIQIEGIVSIERDYAFDDTDYYRSGGIRLYYQSQTDAVSGVKEGILLEAGFDTVTPNQKRLISSWAYERIKGNSAIEVVDNRAVDIPCYHLGYTFVEKLQTIATKFRQMQNGAGIRPNLMRQYYDVARLLNHPDVQEFIGTPAYHAHKNERFPAKDKEISIRENEAFLLSDPALRAQFRKRYKETASLYYKGQPDFDSLLDKILASVEQL from the coding sequence ATGTCGCTTCCCTATCTGCATCAACACAACAGTTTTTCAGGACTTTTACGGATTTTGGAAGAGGAAACCCAAATCTTGGCGGGCCTGATTGAAAAAGATTATTGGATCATGCACGTTTTAAACGGGCTGAAAAAACAGGGATTTGATTTTGAGTTGAAAGGCGGTACGTCGTTATCAAAAGGCTATGGCATCATTGACCGTTTCTCGGAGGATATCGACATTCATATCACCCCTCCGAAGGAATTCAACATCAACGAGAATCCCAAAAACACGAACCCGAAGACCGCCCAAGCGCGAAAGAAATTTTATGATTGGTTAGCTGAAACGATTCAGATTGAGGGGATCGTTTCCATCGAGCGGGATTATGCCTTTGACGATACGGATTATTATCGCAGTGGCGGCATACGATTGTACTATCAAAGTCAAACCGATGCTGTGAGTGGAGTAAAAGAGGGGATTTTACTGGAAGCGGGTTTTGATACGGTGACCCCAAATCAAAAACGTCTGATAAGTTCTTGGGCCTATGAAAGGATCAAAGGCAATTCGGCGATTGAAGTCGTGGATAACCGTGCCGTTGATATTCCTTGCTATCACCTCGGCTATACCTTTGTCGAAAAGCTTCAAACGATTGCGACGAAGTTTCGTCAGATGCAAAACGGGGCAGGGATACGTCCGAATTTAATGAGGCAATATTATGATGTTGCCCGATTGTTAAACCACCCCGACGTGCAGGAATTTATCGGAACACCTGCCTACCACGCCCACAAAAACGAGCGATTTCCTGCCAAAGACAAAGAAATTTCAATCAGAGAAAATGAAGCGTTTTTGTTGAGCGACCCTGCGTTAAGAGCGCAATTCCGAAAGAGATATAAGGAAACAGCTTCGTTGTATTACAAGGGGCAACCCGATTTTGACAGTCTGTTGGATAAAATTCTGGCTTCTGTTGAACAACTATAA
- a CDS encoding DUF6088 family protein: MKLDELKQHLETGKVYRRSDLTRWSKSVDRHLDILLEEGTLQKLSQGLYYAPEQTVFGQLPPNEEILIRSFLKDDRFLVTSPNAYNSLGVGTTQLYNQRTVYNHKRHGQFKLGNRNFDFRIKPHFPKKVTEEFLLVDLVNNLDTLAEDQKAVLKHVFSKAMTMDEEKLRKAIAEYGNVKTQKLLAPFIQQMEI, encoded by the coding sequence ATGAAACTGGATGAATTAAAACAACATTTGGAGACGGGCAAGGTGTACCGCCGAAGTGATTTGACCCGATGGTCTAAGTCCGTTGACCGCCATTTAGATATACTATTGGAAGAGGGAACGCTGCAAAAACTCTCCCAAGGATTATACTATGCTCCGGAGCAAACCGTTTTTGGGCAACTGCCGCCCAACGAAGAAATCCTAATCCGCAGCTTTCTGAAAGATGATCGTTTTTTGGTCACGTCCCCCAACGCCTATAACAGTTTAGGAGTTGGTACGACGCAGCTCTATAACCAACGCACCGTCTATAATCATAAACGCCACGGGCAGTTTAAATTGGGCAATCGCAACTTTGATTTTCGCATCAAACCTCACTTTCCCAAAAAAGTAACCGAAGAATTTTTACTGGTAGATCTGGTCAACAATCTGGATACGCTGGCCGAAGATCAAAAAGCCGTTCTTAAACACGTCTTTTCCAAAGCCATGACCATGGATGAAGAAAAACTACGGAAGGCCATCGCGGAATACGGCAACGTGAAAACCCAAAAGTTACTGGCTCCCTTTATACAGCAAATGGAAATATAA
- a CDS encoding radical SAM/SPASM domain-containing protein translates to MNTFIPRRPLIAIALDILTPQIETTVIPINSPQLLLRPLDEEHFYVVNCAYPNSLRILNRSQYNVLSAVDDQTDTKTLALRLGIPSDTLEAFLQMLSATEIVRFDTDFSQPERPATPISLNFWIHTTNRCNLSCSYCYISTLNTTGGMSEKVKQQLLNKLVQTVQQRKIRHVKFRLAGGEPLTQFKSWKSLIPQAKEVLKALGCQLDIAFITNLTILTDEIITFSKEQGISYGISLDGLESTHDATRTFRNGIGSFKIVDENLRRLLAHGLSVSVNTVVTNHKLEGLPDLTRYLIALDVPFRYSIVKGEDIDAERLEKYLSESYMIMREAIQTGWQFSRRHQFCDLKLNALGFQTCASGFSGGAIYVDGTLNYCHVHAGDKSQPAFSIFDEELDLVDMIERGSHYEDQKSKDCSLCKYKSVCTSGCPIYRVNGKDPQCSLYHTFIPQIYQLQARERLKLLRDYEMI, encoded by the coding sequence ATGAATACGTTTATTCCTCGCCGGCCACTGATTGCGATTGCACTGGATATACTGACCCCTCAAATCGAAACGACCGTGATTCCCATCAACTCCCCTCAACTGCTCTTACGTCCGCTTGACGAGGAGCATTTCTACGTCGTTAATTGTGCCTATCCGAATTCTCTACGGATTCTGAATAGAAGCCAATATAACGTCTTGTCTGCCGTTGACGATCAGACTGATACCAAAACGTTAGCCCTTCGGTTGGGTATTCCCTCCGATACACTCGAAGCATTCCTGCAAATGTTGTCGGCTACTGAGATTGTTCGATTTGATACGGATTTCAGTCAGCCCGAGCGTCCTGCTACCCCCATTTCACTCAACTTTTGGATTCACACCACTAATCGCTGCAATCTCTCCTGTAGTTATTGCTATATCTCGACGCTAAACACCACAGGAGGAATGTCGGAAAAGGTAAAACAGCAACTGCTTAACAAGCTGGTACAAACCGTCCAACAAAGAAAGATTCGCCACGTCAAATTTCGGTTGGCAGGAGGAGAGCCATTGACGCAGTTCAAGTCTTGGAAAAGCTTAATCCCTCAAGCCAAGGAAGTGTTAAAAGCGTTAGGTTGCCAACTGGACATCGCTTTTATTACCAATTTGACCATCCTGACGGATGAAATTATCACTTTTTCTAAGGAGCAGGGCATCAGCTATGGAATTTCCCTGGACGGTTTGGAATCCACTCATGATGCCACTCGGACGTTTCGGAATGGTATTGGTTCTTTCAAAATCGTTGATGAAAACCTTAGGCGATTATTGGCTCATGGTTTGTCCGTATCAGTCAATACGGTGGTAACTAACCACAAATTGGAAGGGTTACCCGATTTGACGCGCTATCTGATTGCATTGGATGTACCGTTTCGCTATTCCATCGTTAAAGGAGAAGACATTGACGCGGAGCGACTGGAAAAATACCTGTCGGAGTCATATATGATCATGCGGGAAGCCATTCAAACGGGATGGCAATTTTCGCGTCGGCATCAATTTTGCGACCTCAAACTCAATGCGTTGGGCTTCCAAACCTGTGCATCGGGATTTTCGGGCGGAGCGATTTATGTGGATGGCACCTTAAATTATTGCCACGTTCATGCAGGTGATAAGTCACAACCCGCCTTTTCCATCTTCGATGAGGAGTTGGATCTGGTGGACATGATTGAGCGAGGCAGTCATTACGAAGATCAAAAATCGAAAGATTGCTCCTTATGCAAATACAAGTCTGTTTGCACCAGTGGCTGCCCCATCTACCGAGTCAATGGCAAAGACCCTCAATGCAGTCTCTACCATACTTTTATTCCCCAAATCTATCAGCTTCAGGCCAGAGAACGCTTGAAATTGCTACGGGATTACGAAATGATATAA
- a CDS encoding recombinase family protein: protein MKQAVAYYRVSTHRQGKSGLGLEAQQIAVKNYCKLSEYELIREVMEVKSTRKCRAGLLQALELCREMNAILVVARLDRLGRDVEQIAGIVKSNVEIVVTDNPHANRFTIHILAAVAEDQRQRISENTKDALSAAKRRGVILGKNGTMLAIANKKAAEEFAQKLSPLLKRLKNKGITSVRSVSQELNKRGIPTFRGDGRWHPSTVYILMNRLK, encoded by the coding sequence ATGAAACAGGCAGTTGCGTATTATCGGGTTTCAACGCACCGACAGGGGAAAAGTGGTCTGGGGCTGGAAGCACAACAAATCGCCGTGAAAAACTACTGTAAGCTTAGTGAATATGAGCTCATCCGTGAAGTCATGGAAGTAAAATCAACCCGTAAATGCAGGGCTGGCCTGTTACAGGCACTTGAACTGTGCAGGGAGATGAATGCAATTCTGGTGGTAGCAAGGCTTGATCGACTGGGTCGGGACGTAGAGCAAATTGCAGGAATCGTTAAATCGAACGTAGAAATTGTTGTAACCGATAATCCACACGCCAACCGATTTACCATTCATATTCTGGCAGCAGTGGCCGAAGACCAACGGCAGCGCATCAGCGAAAACACAAAAGATGCGCTGAGTGCGGCCAAAAGACGAGGGGTGATCCTGGGAAAAAATGGAACAATGCTTGCCATCGCCAATAAAAAAGCAGCGGAAGAATTTGCTCAGAAACTATCCCCACTGCTGAAACGGCTTAAAAATAAGGGAATTACCTCCGTGCGTTCCGTTTCTCAGGAACTCAACAAACGCGGTATTCCGACTTTTCGCGGGGACGGCCGCTGGCACCCCAGTACTGTTTATATCCTAATGAACCGTTTAAAATAA
- a CDS encoding DUF2958 domain-containing protein — MSRLIPSELRERMIENARDVLKGRAEDHPPVVKLFSIAGSATWLLSELNPFEPTIAFGLCDLGMGFPELGYVSLEELEVIQHPSLPIPLIVRDEHFDAEYLMSVYAEAARQHQAITENPVHLQRAHQKLVGQQGKSIPTLP; from the coding sequence ATGTCCCGACTTATCCCCTCTGAACTCCGCGAAAGAATGATTGAAAATGCACGGGACGTGCTCAAAGGACGAGCAGAAGACCATCCACCCGTTGTTAAATTATTTTCTATAGCTGGCAGTGCTACTTGGCTTTTAAGCGAATTAAATCCTTTTGAGCCTACTATTGCCTTTGGTTTGTGTGATTTGGGAATGGGCTTTCCTGAATTAGGTTACGTGTCGTTGGAAGAGCTTGAAGTTATTCAGCACCCTTCTCTTCCCATCCCACTGATTGTACGAGACGAGCATTTTGACGCAGAATACCTAATGAGTGTGTATGCAGAAGCGGCACGTCAACACCAGGCTATCACTGAGAATCCAGTGCATTTGCAGCGAGCACATCAAAAATTGGTCGGTCAGCAGGGAAAATCCATACCTACACTTCCGTAA
- a CDS encoding Imm44 family immunity protein, with product MNSNERSKMRLTFGSEISNGIPFPFFTTDLEDLINITFQSKKYGDNILTIYSGFICVSKEYEFLHPIRKPKLLRKEAALEFEYKLDFEIYKNMNDEQRKKYVATEYFENLKGVFEKKKIKDFDSESFLKDLEILLKEQGLLT from the coding sequence ATGAATTCTAACGAAAGAAGCAAAATGAGACTAACATTTGGAAGTGAAATATCAAATGGAATACCTTTTCCATTCTTTACTACTGATTTGGAAGATTTAATAAATATAACCTTTCAATCAAAAAAATATGGAGACAATATTTTAACAATATATTCAGGATTTATTTGTGTTTCAAAAGAATATGAATTCTTACATCCAATACGCAAACCTAAATTACTTAGAAAAGAAGCCGCATTGGAATTTGAATACAAATTAGATTTTGAAATATACAAAAATATGAATGATGAGCAGCGAAAAAAGTATGTTGCTACAGAGTATTTTGAGAACCTTAAAGGAGTTTTTGAAAAGAAAAAAATCAAAGATTTTGATAGTGAGTCGTTTTTAAAAGACCTAGAAATTCTATTGAAAGAACAAGGTTTATTAACCTGA